In Nitrosophilus alvini, the following are encoded in one genomic region:
- a CDS encoding HypC/HybG/HupF family hydrogenase formation chaperone: MCLSIPSQVVEINRDEKTAVVDTMGVKRKVGIDFIADEVKVGDYVLIHIGYAMNIIDEEYAKESLALYQEIIKKMENEENQT; this comes from the coding sequence ATGTGCCTGTCAATTCCATCACAGGTAGTAGAGATAAACAGAGACGAGAAGACGGCCGTAGTAGATACTATGGGTGTGAAAAGAAAAGTAGGAATCGATTTTATCGCTGATGAGGTTAAAGTGGGCGATTATGTCCTTATACATATAGGATATGCCATGAATATTATAGATGAAGAGTATGCAAAAGAGTCGCTTGCTCTATATCAGGAAATCATAAAGAAGATGGAAAATGAAGAAAATCAAACATAG